The Anopheles maculipalpis chromosome 3RL, idAnoMacuDA_375_x, whole genome shotgun sequence genomic sequence ATCTATCTCGATCTGGATGTCGTTACGATGAAGAAGCTAGAGTTTTACAATCCAAACTTTTTCGGTGCTGAAACATCACGGCTCGTCGGATCGTCGGTGATAGGGCTGGAACGGCACGGCTTTGGACAGACGTTTGCCGAGAGATGTCTCAAGTAAGTGAGATGCAAATAGATTAATTGTTCCGGAAGATCTTACGTTCTCCTTTAAATGCTAGCAACTTCAAATACtttgacaaacaaaacaacgtccGGAATGGATCCTTCCTGCTCACTTACCAGATAGTGCAATCCTGCGAAAAACTCACACTGGACGAGGTCGTTACGGGCGGTTGTGGAGGATTGCTGGAGGTGTACACGGAGCGTTTCTTCCATCCTTTTGACGCAACCAATGTAAACATCATGTTTGATTCTGATCAGCTGGACGAGGCAAAGCGTAGAATTTCGAAAGCGATGGTCGTCCACATGCTACATCGTACGAGCAGGAAGATGCGCATCGAGAACAAACCGACGGGATATCAGTTGATTGCGAAAAATTACTGTCCCAGTGTGTATGGAGAAAATAGCGATGATTTTTGATGAGCTGTTAACagcaagaaataaattaaaattaaataatttccttAAAAAAACGGTTTGTTTGCCCACCTGCATTGATTGCGTATCGCTTcgtaacgcttcgtaacggTTCGTCGGCGCCGTAGAAATGCTTTCAAGTTCGTTGTCCCTAGCAACCGCCAGACTGTTGTTTATCGACAACATTGAAGTGGCACAGTAGCAGTATCGACCAGAAAAGAAGACTGATTTCATCCAAGTTTTTTCATTCGTAAACACAATTtagcttttaaaatattttctaccaTGTCTGCCAACGAGAACGATCAGGATAATAATCCGGATGTGATACTGGACAAGCTGCTGCGGAAGGCCCGGGCAAAGGAATCGCGCTGGGATCGCATCCGTCGCAAGCATCTGAACAATCTGACCGTGACATCGAAGACGGTGAAGAAGTTCATCAATATGGATTTTGTAGACGAGAATCAGTTGCGGCTACTGATGTCTGGTGAGAGTGCTGGCAGTGGGACGAAACCGATGCTGGATCCGGTACTTGTGATGGACATCCGGCACGAGATGATACGCCGCAAGGAGGATAATGTTGGCAATGGTGAATCCCGCCCGAAAACTTCCATCGATCCGGTTAAAGCGTATCAGCAGGAGAACCTGGAGAATCACAACCGTTCCATCGAGATGACGCTGTGCGAGAATGAGTTAAACAAGTTTCGCAAACAGCTCGAACAGATGGGTGGAGCTGGCCAGGGTAAGAAGACGCAAGTTAGCTCCCAGAAGCGTAGTATACTTTACATCAACATTCCCAAGATTGATAATGGGATGATTTATGAAAGTTTGGAAGAGTGCGAACGATACACGACACACTTTTACCAGAGTGCGATCGAAAGTACCGAGCAGTTGTTTGAGGGGATCAAGGATGAGCCGTTGGAGCTACTGAAAGAGACTGCTACGATCGAGGAAATTGTTGATCGTGAGGAACAAGAGATTAGAAAAGAGGATATTATTCCTCATATAAATACAGCAGCGGTTGGGCATGTTGTAGAACATCATCTGAACGGAAACCATCACGAAGCGGAAGAGGACCCTACCGAACAGGATGAAGATAGTAAGATTGTGCGTTTCGGAAACACTGAAGTCATCACTTTTCCGGCGGATGATGAGTCGTCCTTTTCCCTTGGTTCGGAGTACGATTTTGATGATAACGATCTATTTCTCGAATCGCTCGACTCCGACGTGGATGAGTTCGACGAGACAGAGTTCCAATCGACCGACAGCACGGCGGACCACTCGAGAGTAAATGAGGAGCGCGATGGTAAGCGTGACTCACTGCCAACGGACAGTAGCGAATGTCTTACCATATCCCGTCTCGATACGTCCCAAAGTGGTTCAAAGGAGGAGGACACCAGTTCGGGCTTTTCTCGCCAGAAGCTTGTCTACAATTATGATGACGAAGAATCGGAACTCCTCGAGATTGCTCCATCTGCGGAGAAGCTATCCAAGATGGATCCGATCATGGTGCGCAAATGTGATCTGAAGGATTATAGTGAGCTGTGCGTTACGAACTATAAGCCCGATCCGGACAGCAAGGATGATCGGGTAGAGCTGACGGAAGAATCACGCAAAGTGATCAGCAACGCCCTAAAGGAGGGCTACCTGCAGAATCACGATCGTGCACTCTTGAAGCAGTACTTCTTCAAATGGTTGCAGTACACGATTTTGGAGAAAATTTCTAAAGGAGCTGGTGTTACCAGCACACGGGAGCAGAAGCTTAAGCGTATCAATGATTTCATCAGTAACATTCGGCACAGTAGAAAGAAGGGATCGTTGCGTGCCGGTAAACCAGCCACAGAAGCCGGACAACCTGCATCGGTGAAGAAGGAATACGAGCATCGGCTTAAAGTGCAGCAGGACATTATCGAGCTGCAGAAGCTAAAGCTTGAACGACAGGAACGTATCATTACGGAGCTGAAGCTATCCAAGTTCTCCGAAGCGTCCAAGATATCCAAGGCGGAAATTCAAAGTGAACTGTTAAAGGCTGCCCGCACCGGTCACGTCCGTCTCCGTGCGAAGGCTAAGTGTATCCAGATTGTGGGCAACATCAAGACGGACACATCGGAAGAGGATGAAATGCGTAAGCTACAAGCACAAGGGCTGATGATCCCGAAGTTCCTTGCCAAGATGCAGCAGCGCGCACTAGAGCGTAGCCAACGGCACCAGGAAGCGAAGGAACGTCGGATGAAGCTGGAGAAAGAGCGGGAGGATGCTAAGCAGGCAGCGGAAGAAGCGAAGCGCCAGGAAGATGAAGATGCCCGGAAGCGTCGCTATAGGGAGATGCGTGAAAAGCGCAAACTTGAAAAGTTGCAAAAGATCATACGCGAACAGGAACGTCAGGCGTGGATAGCCAACAATCAGATAGCGAAGGAGTTCCGGTTACTAAAATTGAAACGGTTTGGAATGCATGCATTTAAGCTGTTGTTGGGCATACGGCACGAGAACGAGCGGCGTTCAATTGCCTACCGGAGACGGTACTACAAACGGAAATACTTCCGCAAATGGTGGGGACACACGAATGCACTCTGGGAGTGTAAGAAAGCGATGGCGGACGAGTTGCACGAGTGCAAGCTTTACCGATTGGCTGTACGGCACTGGAAAATTGTAAGTTTAGACTAAGCTTTTGTAGAGTTTTTGAGGTCTAATACTTCCCCGTTGTTTGTCTATTTCAGTACATGCACGAGCAGCGTTGTAAGCTGCAGGTCGCCCTCGATTGGTACGAGGTGCGGATGACTGAGAAAGTCATATCCATCTGGATCGGAAAGACTAAGCAATCGCTGATGATACTGCAGGGCAAAATGTCCCATGCTGCTTCACACTACGAATGGTAATTAAGATATTTTGTGATAGAAGTGGTCCTCACTGGCGATAGGAATGATAACATTTGTTGGAAATTGAATCAGACTGATCAGCAGTTTCGTACTAAGGACTTTTTAGAAAAGAAGTGACTTAGCATGAGATCTCTTCTACAAATGCGTCTGGTAGTCCAAGGAATTAGAAATTACCCAAATATGGACAAAACCATGGCGCCCTCCATGCGAAGTCCTGTCCCAAACTTAAAACTAAATACGCCACTGCTGTTCAGTCATCATAATGTCATCATTCGAATCTTTCATTAACTCTTTGGATATTTAAGTATCTGTAGCGTAAGATTATTTACATCTTAAATACAACTAGCTTCTTACCTTTGTAATCTTCGTTCTCTTCCCCCAGGCAACTCAAATGGAAAGTCTTCGAACGGTGGCAACGACTGCACATTATCCTGCGCATCGAGAAGGAAACGGAAATGCGCCGTCAGCGTTGGCGCATGAAGATTTGGGAACTGCTGCCCGACTACAAACCGATCGAGGAGGATCTCTAAAGGACTCTCCGTGCAACTTACTAAGTCTGATTTATACCATTTATAGCATTTATCTTTAAACCTTAAGAACTAACTTCCCATAGGTTTTTTCTAGACGATTTTTCttccgccaaaaaaaaagcaaaaacgacCACGTGTTTGTGTAGGAcctgatgttttttttatagactTTTTCGCGTAAAATATACACCCTTTTCCTGACCACTTAACTGCTTCGTGTATCAAGAGACAAGTGACCCAAGAAAGACActgctgctggcgctgctTTCACCCGCTACTCATCCATCTGTTCGTTAAGTTGCGCCAACAGTGCTGCTCGTTGCGATTCTAGCTCCGATTCGCTCAATGCCGCATCGTCCGCCATTTTGGGCGATCGACTACTTCGACGACCATCGTCCAGTGGACTGCGGATACGGCCACCGCCGCTACTAGCCCGGCTAATCGATCGAGACGTACGGcgtttgtcctttttctttttgtccttctttttctgcatttttttcaaagaGAAATGAAGAATTATTGAAACAGCTCATGCTCATGGTTGATTCGAAACGtacctttttcttctcaatctcCGGTGAGGGTGATCGGGACCGcgacgcaccaccaccaccgccatttTTCTCCATCACTATCACTTCTTCGTACGAGGGTGAGCGGGATGGTTTGCGGtgatgctttttcttctttttccgcTTCCGGTCCAACCGTTCGGTGCCGTGATGATCGTTATGATGGTGTAACGGTTCTTCGTGCAGTTCGTGCTCACTTTCCGATAGATCACTTGCCGTCAGGGGTGTTCGGGAGCGTGATCGTCGCTTCTTCTTGGACGATGGCTTTTCGTACTCCACCTCTGATGCTTCTGATAGctggaaaagaaagcaattatagatttttgaatttgttttctattGCAGAAGGAACAGTTTTTTCGAGGATCCGTTGATCCTTGGTCTTGGGCCCATAAGTATTGGAAAAAGACCCGCCGCGCTATAGTCATCTAAAGACTGTACGAATTGGTACTTTCAACAACTTGTTCTCCGTCAGAAAAGCATTTCAAGAATTTACCTTTCTGAGCGCTTCTTCCAACTGCTCAAAAACTACTGGGCATTTTGCCTAACGGTAACTAGGATCTTCAGGTTACGTTTGCTTCAAACTCAACTCTTAAGGATATCAAATGTCATCTGGGTTATTTAGGACACAGCATCATTGCatgaaaaatcgttaaattcCACACTCAGGAACGGATATTTAGGTActtcaatcaaatcaatcaatcaaaaggAAGCGGAATATTGAGAACTCACATCAGAATACATTCCTTTCATCAAAACTTACCGATTTCGATGAAGATCGAGATTTCTTCTTGTGCTTTCGGCTCTTTTTCGACTTTTTCGACCGCGAATGGTGATGGCTGCATGAGTCCTCCGTTTCCTTCACAAAGTCCTCCCACAACCGTTCGACCTTATCCTCCTTCTCGTACAGCTCGTACACCTCGCGATCGATCACGAGCTTCTGGGCCGTCTCCCAACTATCCACCATCGTTAGTCCCGCCTCGATCCACACACCCTTCAGCTCGTTCTCCATCTTCCGGATGCGACGCGTTTCCTCCTTCAGTCGTTCCTTTTCCGCCGCTACCGCTTTCTCGAGCAGTGAGTTGTAGGTAAGCTTTACGTTCCCTGCATCAAGCGTGGCCGATCGTTTGTCTTCGCACACCACCGTGGCAAAGTCCTCGAAGGTGGTCGTCCGTACGACGATAAATTCTTTCTCCTTCAGGATCTCTTTAATGATCTTCTTCTCGTCGTGGAAACGGGCTTTCAGATTTTCTacgtaaaatttaaataaatcgaGCGGTGTCGAGCCGGGCTGTCCGAGCATCGCGGAAAAGCGCAGATCGGCCGATATGAGCGGATACAGCTCGACCCAGAGAGACATCGATGTGAGTTTGCCCTCTTCGTGCAGTGTATCGAGCAGGGCAAGGAATTGATCACGATTTTTGCGCTGCTGACGCTTAAGACGTTTCTTTTCCCGTTCCTTCTCTTCGTCCTCTTCACGTTCCAGGCCGCGGATGTGCTCCTCGAACACGATCAGTGCATCCTCCTTGTCCATACCGAGCAGATTTACGTCGTTCTTGAAGGAAGCATTGTCTAGCAGCATTACCTGCGCCTCGGACCAGGTCGTTTGGTAGCTGACGGAGGTCATCGCTTCGAGCAGTTCACCAAGGACGCGCATATTACGCTTCTTCATCACCCTCGCTTCTTCCTTTTCCCGCTTTGCCAGATTAAAAATGCAATCTTCGTAGATGTCCCGCCGGTCCTGTTCCGGCACGGACTTCCACACGTCCAGATTGGCAAACAATTCGTCGCAGCGATAAAATTTGAGCGAACTGTTCATCTTGTCTGACGACATGAGGAACTTTTCCAGCTCTTCCTTCGATTTTTTCGCCTTTAGCCGTTGCTCCTCGCGCTCGTCCTTTAGCTTCTGGGTTTTGTACGCGTTGAACGCTTGCTTCTTTTCGCTAAGCTTCTTAAACACGTTAAACTTCGGATCCTTCTGGATGATCTTCACGCACTGCTCCCAGGACGAGCTCGAGGGAATGTTTTTCTCCTTGAGAAATTCTTTGAACGCTTCGATCGCTTCCTTTTTGTCTTTAAACTCCATGGCCGGTTCATCGTCGGTGTGGCCCGGCTGCGATTCATCGTCTCGTTTATCGATCGGATCGTCCGGGACTTCTATGGCAGCCAGTGTGGCTGCCATCGCTTGATCCAGGGCGGAGGAAGAATTTTCCGCCGAACCAGGTGTTACACCGGCGAGCGTACCTTGTCCGAGCGGCACATCACTTACAGCGGCTGCCGGTACCGTGCTGGATGTGGTGGGCGCCGGTGTACCGGCAAGGGCCGGTGACACGACGGGCAGGACAACGGACTGCATCAGCATGCTGCTTGCCATGGCGGATGTTTTCAGTGCGGCAGCTTTGGCCGCCTCGGCAGCTGCCTGTTCGGCGGCCACCTTTTCCTTCAGCTCCAGATACTCGGGTGGCGCCACCCATTGCGATTCCTTTGTGAGCGTGTTGTGGTAGTACAGCTTGCCCGTATCCGAACGGTACTCCTTCCAGGGGCACTGGCTTAGCTGCTTTTCGGCCGGTGTTTTCAGCTCGTCCGGTTTCTCCCACAAGCTCTGCTTGGTGATACTGTTGTAGTAGTACGTGCGGCCTTCGGGTGTTTTGTGTTCCGACCATTCGGTCAGCGGGCCGCCGGCTCCCGGGGTGACACCGGCAGCCGGATCAACGATCGATCCATTggccgcagcggcagcagcagccgctaGGGCTACCGCGGCAGCAACCGGGGCAACTGGACCGCCTGCACCACCCCCACTGGGTGCACCAAAACCCGGCGGGGGAATGTTAAAGTGTGACACTAGCGAAGGAGCAAATGGCTGGCCACCGGTTAACGGTGGTACCGACATGTTGTGTTGCTGGCGTGTGTGAGGATGTCCCTGGCCCCCGGGGGCTTCTGCACCGAAACCCGAAAAAGCAGTACGCGACCTTTGCACAGCaggttgtgtgttttattttctcacctTCTTGCGCGAAATAAGCGTCCCGTTTCCCGATTTTCCACTCTTGACAGTTTAAGTTGCAGGGTTGCATCAATCGGTGCCAATTGATAGTCTCACAGTGGTTTTTACAGACTGACGGTCAGTGAAgtgacatttatttttgtgttaaaaaaaatacaaaactgtTAAATGAACAGTAATGGGCTGAATAACAAaagggttgcctgaaaataaacatttacatAGAGATTATCTGCAGATATGAGTTGATACATTTAGAACCAATCCATCAATCTTTCTGGAGTCTCAAATCAACACCAAAGTCGATCAAAATTGAATGTCTAACCAATTCTTGTACACCTCCAATTAGTAATATTAAAATCGATAAATGCAGCTGAACGATGTCGGTAtcgtaataataattataatcatACCTGAATCTATACTGCAGGTCAAATTTCGCATCGAATTCCTACTGTGCCGTCGTACAGATCGCTGTACCTTGCGCTATAAACATCTTCCCCAACGACCGGCaagcttttgtttgtgtttttttagcaCAAATGAGAAAGCACGAGCAGAGAGCGATAGAGTGAGCGGGAGAGCGTCCGAGTAGTGGAAAAATAATGCATACTAAAAAGTcaaacattttccttcttACCCTGAGGGAGCATGAGATCATACTACAGTGAGGCCGATTTTTACGATTACGATCCCCGCACCGATATCGATCCACTGTGCTGTTGCGAGTTTTTCGATCGTAATAATGAGCGTAACCATCTTCTGCTAGTGTGCTgcagttgttgttgctgcaccaAAAGTGCATCCGTAGCCGATTCCAACACGGCGGCCAGGTAAGTGTGCTTCCTGCCTGTACTCCAACCGAGCTATGGTGCGCATAATATAGTGCAATAGTCGTCGCACGACACCATTTCCCCGTCATTCCCTTTGCTCTGGGCGGATTGAAATTGCACATTCGTATTTTTAACCCTTTTTCCTCGTAGTTGCACGATGTTCCGCGTGAAATAGTGAAAAGCAGCAATAACGGAGGTTTTCAAGACACGTACTCgcgtgtaaaaaaaatcaatcttaAAATCACCTCCAAAAACGGATCGATCGAGTTAGTACTGAGAgtcgacacaaaaaaagaattgatTTTCGAGCGAAAGACGAGAGAGATAGTGCAGTACAACAACTTTTCCGGCGcttgtgtgcctgtgtgtgtgaatgagtGTGAGGAAGGTTCATGCAACTCTTCGATTGGTGCATTATCGGCTGCAGTCCCAGTCCCCGATAGCCGGCTGCACACTAAGCAAAGCATTAGCTCCCGATATCTAGGCCGACTAGGTGAGCAAAGGCGGTACAAACTCTGGCAGACACGGTTCACATATTCCACTAAAActgtagaaaaaaagggtaaatatTGTGATGCAAATTACACTATCATCTTCCAAGCCCCTTTCTCTCTATCTGCTGTACGTGTGTAGCCGAATTATACTTCCCCATCTTCAATTTGAACGCTTTTTCCTtatctctctctgtgtgtgattgtttttgaaCCAAAATTCTATTTCACTAAAATGGTAGCTTTCGCCCTTTTTCCCTAAATCTTACAGCAAACTGACCGACAAAACAGCCCGAAACATGCTGCTGACGTTCCAGGACCGGCTACGTATACCGTGGCGCGGTGGCGCAAAGCAAGTAACGTTCGACAGTGTCGTTACCCTGGTGATACTGGTAGCAACGCTGATGGCGACGGCATATAGCTATTATTTCTGTGTGCCCATATTTATTCTGCTACCGCTGG encodes the following:
- the LOC126564073 gene encoding pre-mRNA-processing factor 40 homolog A codes for the protein MSVPPLTGGQPFAPSLVSHFNIPPPGFGAPSGGGAGGPVAPVAAAVALAAAAAAAANGSIVDPAAGVTPGAGGPLTEWSEHKTPEGRTYYYNSITKQSLWEKPDELKTPAEKQLSQCPWKEYRSDTGKLYYHNTLTKESQWVAPPEYLELKEKVAAEQAAAEAAKAAALKTSAMASSMLMQSVVLPVVSPALAGTPAPTTSSTVPAAAVSDVPLGQGTLAGVTPGSAENSSSALDQAMAATLAAIEVPDDPIDKRDDESQPGHTDDEPAMEFKDKKEAIEAFKEFLKEKNIPSSSSWEQCVKIIQKDPKFNVFKKLSEKKQAFNAYKTQKLKDEREEQRLKAKKSKEELEKFLMSSDKMNSSLKFYRCDELFANLDVWKSVPEQDRRDIYEDCIFNLAKREKEEARVMKKRNMRVLGELLEAMTSVSYQTTWSEAQVMLLDNASFKNDVNLLGMDKEDALIVFEEHIRGLEREEDEEKEREKKRLKRQQRKNRDQFLALLDTLHEEGKLTSMSLWVELYPLISADLRFSAMLGQPGSTPLDLFKFYVENLKARFHDEKKIIKEILKEKEFIVVRTTTFEDFATVVCEDKRSATLDAGNVKLTYNSLLEKAVAAEKERLKEETRRIRKMENELKGVWIEAGLTMVDSWETAQKLVIDREVYELYEKEDKVERLWEDFVKETEDSCSHHHSRSKKSKKSRKHKKKSRSSSKSLSEASEVEYEKPSSKKKRRSRSRTPLTASDLSESEHELHEEPLHHHNDHHGTERLDRKRKKKKKHHRKPSRSPSYEEVIVMEKNGGGGGASRSRSPSPEIEKKKKKKDKKKKDKRRTSRSISRASSGGGRIRSPLDDGRRSSRSPKMADDAALSESELESQRAALLAQLNEQMDE
- the LOC126565803 gene encoding calponin homology domain-containing protein DDB_G0272472, whose product is MSANENDQDNNPDVILDKLLRKARAKESRWDRIRRKHLNNLTVTSKTVKKFINMDFVDENQLRLLMSGESAGSGTKPMLDPVLVMDIRHEMIRRKEDNVGNGESRPKTSIDPVKAYQQENLENHNRSIEMTLCENELNKFRKQLEQMGGAGQGKKTQVSSQKRSILYINIPKIDNGMIYESLEECERYTTHFYQSAIESTEQLFEGIKDEPLELLKETATIEEIVDREEQEIRKEDIIPHINTAAVGHVVEHHLNGNHHEAEEDPTEQDEDSKIVRFGNTEVITFPADDESSFSLGSEYDFDDNDLFLESLDSDVDEFDETEFQSTDSTADHSRVNEERDGKRDSLPTDSSECLTISRLDTSQSGSKEEDTSSGFSRQKLVYNYDDEESELLEIAPSAEKLSKMDPIMVRKCDLKDYSELCVTNYKPDPDSKDDRVELTEESRKVISNALKEGYLQNHDRALLKQYFFKWLQYTILEKISKGAGVTSTREQKLKRINDFISNIRHSRKKGSLRAGKPATEAGQPASVKKEYEHRLKVQQDIIELQKLKLERQERIITELKLSKFSEASKISKAEIQSELLKAARTGHVRLRAKAKCIQIVGNIKTDTSEEDEMRKLQAQGLMIPKFLAKMQQRALERSQRHQEAKERRMKLEKEREDAKQAAEEAKRQEDEDARKRRYREMREKRKLEKLQKIIREQERQAWIANNQIAKEFRLLKLKRFGMHAFKLLLGIRHENERRSIAYRRRYYKRKYFRKWWGHTNALWECKKAMADELHECKLYRLAVRHWKIYMHEQRCKLQVALDWYEVRMTEKVISIWIGKTKQSLMILQGKMSHAASHYEWQLKWKVFERWQRLHIILRIEKETEMRRQRWRMKIWELLPDYKPIEEDL